A single region of the Streptomyces sp. NBC_00236 genome encodes:
- a CDS encoding HNH endonuclease family protein, whose protein sequence is MSHSRLRTGRKKAVITAAMAAVLVTGCNDLESGGTAAGSGPDAAPGLVVSPLANPDGTKPGLAELTSEQDKADARELIQGLTTKGRGPKTGYERDKFGYAWMDTADGVPLARNGCDTRNDLLKLHGRHVKFRSGSDCVVVAMELYDPYTGKDIAWKKAKATEVQIDHVVPLSYSWQMGAARWSESKRKQLANDVLNLLPVEGRANSAKRDSGPASWLPPNKKIRCSYAVRFAQVAEKYELAVTTADKTMMLKQCQG, encoded by the coding sequence ATGAGTCACAGTCGCCTGCGGACAGGCAGGAAGAAGGCCGTGATCACGGCCGCCATGGCCGCCGTGCTTGTCACGGGCTGCAATGACCTGGAGTCGGGTGGTACCGCCGCAGGATCTGGACCGGACGCCGCCCCCGGCCTCGTGGTGAGCCCATTGGCGAACCCCGACGGTACGAAGCCGGGGCTCGCCGAGCTCACGTCGGAACAGGACAAGGCCGACGCACGCGAGCTCATCCAAGGGCTCACCACAAAGGGGCGTGGGCCGAAGACGGGTTACGAGCGGGACAAGTTCGGCTATGCGTGGATGGATACGGCGGATGGGGTGCCGCTGGCGAGGAATGGTTGTGACACGCGGAACGACTTGCTGAAACTCCACGGACGGCACGTGAAGTTCCGTTCCGGTTCCGACTGTGTGGTCGTTGCGATGGAGCTGTACGACCCGTACACCGGCAAGGACATCGCCTGGAAGAAGGCCAAGGCCACCGAGGTGCAGATAGACCACGTGGTCCCGTTGTCCTACAGCTGGCAGATGGGCGCCGCCCGATGGTCGGAGAGCAAGCGCAAGCAACTGGCGAACGACGTACTCAATCTGCTTCCTGTCGAAGGGCGCGCCAACTCGGCGAAGAGGGACTCGGGACCGGCGTCCTGGCTGCCGCCGAACAAGAAGATCCGGTGCTCGTACGCGGTGCGGTTCGCGCAGGTCGCCGAGAAGTACGAGCTGGCGGTGACGACGGCGGACAAGACGATGATGCTGAAGCAGTGCCAGGGCTGA
- a CDS encoding TetR/AcrR family transcriptional regulator translates to MSSDRTYHHGDLRRAVLTAALDVIRTEGPTALSLRDLARRAGVSHAAPAHHFKDRTGLLTAIATEGYGLFADALADAPDLRERGVRYVRFAAEHPAHFQVMFQPDLYRADDPDLLAAKERASVELRAGVTGLPSGGGDDARLTGVAAWSLAHGFATLLLSGNLSGAVGDRDPEEVFRGLAQLLFAPAAPAGE, encoded by the coding sequence ATGAGCAGCGACCGCACCTACCACCACGGCGACCTGCGGCGGGCCGTCCTCACCGCCGCCCTCGACGTCATCCGCACCGAGGGCCCCACCGCGCTCAGCCTGCGCGATCTGGCCCGCCGGGCCGGCGTCTCCCACGCCGCGCCCGCCCACCACTTCAAGGACCGCACCGGCCTGCTCACCGCCATCGCCACCGAGGGCTACGGGCTGTTCGCCGACGCCCTGGCCGACGCACCGGATCTGCGGGAGCGGGGCGTGCGGTACGTACGGTTCGCCGCCGAACACCCGGCCCACTTCCAGGTGATGTTCCAGCCGGACCTCTACCGCGCCGACGACCCGGACCTGCTCGCGGCGAAGGAGCGGGCGTCGGTCGAGCTGCGTGCGGGCGTCACCGGCCTCCCCTCCGGCGGCGGGGACGACGCCCGGCTCACCGGCGTGGCCGCCTGGTCCCTGGCCCACGGCTTCGCCACGCTGCTGCTCAGCGGCAACCTGAGCGGCGCGGTGGGCGACCGGGATCCGGAGGAGGTGTTCCGGGGGCTCGCGCAGCTGCTGTTCGCCCCGGCGGCCCCCGCCGGCGAGTGA
- a CDS encoding DUF6262 family protein, with the protein MMIPAASSGNDRIARIERLRVSRAKDSEEKTKRALDSVDALLRSGRRITVAQVAREASVSTWFVYNQPQVHQAVQDGISAQRTRGRQNSPAPEASQVSPAGLRTDLALAREEIKDLKKERDRLRNRVRLSLGAELEGVNQHKLIERVQEIEQRNTALEQALSEARNRIAALENQLREAEDDLTAARAGLRRAMRAVPSP; encoded by the coding sequence ATGATGATCCCTGCTGCTTCCAGCGGCAACGACCGGATCGCCCGGATCGAGCGGCTGCGCGTCAGCCGCGCCAAGGACAGCGAAGAGAAGACAAAACGTGCACTCGACTCCGTTGATGCCCTTCTCCGCTCAGGGCGACGGATCACCGTCGCCCAAGTGGCACGGGAGGCCTCGGTGTCCACGTGGTTCGTCTACAACCAGCCCCAGGTGCACCAGGCTGTTCAGGACGGCATCTCCGCCCAGCGAACGCGAGGTCGTCAGAACTCCCCCGCTCCGGAAGCGTCCCAGGTGTCTCCGGCAGGGTTGCGGACGGATCTCGCACTGGCCCGCGAAGAGATCAAGGACCTCAAGAAGGAGCGCGATCGGCTCCGTAACCGGGTCAGGCTCTCCCTCGGCGCCGAGTTGGAGGGCGTGAACCAGCACAAGCTGATCGAGCGGGTGCAGGAGATCGAGCAGCGGAATACCGCCCTGGAGCAAGCGCTGTCCGAGGCAAGGAACCGGATCGCCGCCCTGGAGAACCAGCTGCGTGAAGCGGAGGACGACCTCACCGCCGCACGGGCCGGTCTGCGCCGTGCCATGCGGGCTGTTCCGTCTCCGTAG
- a CDS encoding tyrosine-type recombinase/integrase has protein sequence MASCTTHVVSHGSRCDACRKARYLLGNPADFDTTHTPHPSRRRPNAYANGAMPGVSQFSLAGVSPAVRQELLYGLQQRDDAGISLVPQRVRRIVAGLPAGLCSLLDLDASFSSGLPAATSGVLNGVLQHVRRARIEFEGTDPTSGDVWECALIGLTAGRGRGYTAVHGDIDFRPVRQRWLRELVKEYGRTARPNVVDLRQTVYAATIASSALAGRPHGDEPGLLAMADMNAVVDLFRITKRPEDGRGYSTSHRRALLRHWRTFLDYARQAGMMDHVPGGFALNPRFHSIAAVEVTEDDLGRAIPEHVIAQLDAHLGLLGTSTGYQSGGWTAADFARMYQIVYAVLRDTGRRPGEVTSLRRDCLERVDGKPTLIYDNHKRRRHGRRLPVSESTAQLVETWQKELDALPTVPACAQWLFPSPGQRNRPRRGHLKAAQFCNRIFRDWVDELIPNLSDDRLGEDGVPLAYDRTEVVPYGFRHAYAQRHADAGTRPDVLRELMDHRSLDVTMGYYKVSLSRKQEAVRTVAALAVDRHGAARGFGDPLAYEVESVGVPYGGCTEPSNVKAGGGHCRIRFQCAGCDFYRPDPSYLPALEQQIADLRADKEAALAMDAADWVVRNLDDQIRAYSKSADEMRRKLDALPAEERVAVESASRQLRKARSAAAFVPLQSLTTRSPE, from the coding sequence GTGGCCTCCTGCACCACCCATGTGGTGAGCCACGGCTCCCGCTGCGACGCCTGCCGGAAAGCCCGATACCTCCTGGGCAACCCTGCGGACTTCGACACCACGCACACCCCGCATCCGTCTCGCCGCAGGCCCAACGCCTATGCGAACGGGGCGATGCCCGGCGTCTCCCAGTTCTCGCTCGCGGGTGTGAGCCCCGCGGTCCGCCAGGAGCTCTTGTACGGGCTACAGCAGCGCGACGACGCCGGAATCAGCCTGGTCCCCCAGCGGGTACGCCGCATCGTGGCCGGCCTCCCCGCCGGGCTCTGCTCACTCCTCGACCTGGACGCCTCCTTCTCCTCCGGGCTTCCAGCCGCGACCTCCGGCGTCCTGAACGGTGTTCTCCAGCATGTCCGACGCGCACGCATCGAGTTCGAGGGCACCGATCCGACCTCGGGCGACGTATGGGAGTGCGCTCTCATCGGACTGACGGCAGGGCGCGGTCGCGGGTACACCGCTGTCCACGGCGACATCGACTTCCGTCCGGTGCGGCAGCGTTGGCTGCGGGAGCTGGTCAAGGAGTACGGCCGCACGGCCCGCCCCAACGTCGTGGACCTGCGGCAGACCGTCTACGCGGCGACCATCGCGTCCTCCGCGCTGGCAGGCCGCCCCCATGGGGATGAGCCGGGACTCCTCGCCATGGCCGACATGAATGCCGTAGTGGACCTGTTCCGGATCACCAAGCGTCCCGAGGACGGTCGCGGCTACTCCACCAGCCACCGCAGAGCCCTGCTCCGCCACTGGCGCACGTTCCTGGACTACGCCCGTCAGGCCGGAATGATGGACCACGTTCCCGGCGGGTTCGCGCTCAACCCCCGCTTCCACAGCATCGCCGCCGTGGAAGTGACCGAGGACGATCTCGGTCGTGCGATCCCCGAGCACGTGATCGCCCAGCTCGACGCGCACCTCGGTCTGCTGGGCACCTCGACGGGGTACCAGAGCGGCGGCTGGACGGCTGCCGACTTCGCGCGGATGTACCAGATCGTCTACGCGGTTCTCCGGGACACCGGCCGCCGTCCGGGCGAGGTCACCAGCCTGCGCCGCGACTGCCTGGAGCGGGTCGACGGCAAACCGACGCTGATCTACGACAACCACAAACGGCGACGCCACGGTCGCCGGCTGCCGGTCTCGGAGAGCACCGCCCAACTGGTCGAGACCTGGCAGAAGGAACTCGATGCGCTACCGACCGTGCCGGCCTGTGCCCAGTGGCTTTTCCCCTCACCGGGACAACGCAACCGTCCGCGCCGCGGGCATCTGAAGGCCGCGCAGTTCTGCAACCGGATCTTCCGCGACTGGGTCGACGAGCTGATCCCGAACCTCTCGGACGACCGACTCGGCGAGGACGGCGTCCCGCTCGCCTACGACCGCACCGAGGTTGTCCCGTACGGCTTTCGACATGCATACGCCCAGCGCCATGCGGACGCGGGCACCCGCCCCGACGTACTGCGTGAGCTCATGGACCACCGTTCACTGGACGTGACCATGGGCTATTACAAGGTTTCCCTCAGCCGAAAGCAGGAGGCCGTGCGAACGGTCGCGGCACTCGCCGTCGACCGGCACGGAGCAGCCCGCGGATTCGGTGATCCCCTCGCCTACGAGGTGGAAAGCGTCGGGGTTCCCTACGGCGGCTGCACCGAACCGAGCAACGTCAAGGCCGGGGGCGGGCACTGCCGCATCCGCTTCCAGTGCGCCGGATGCGACTTCTACCGGCCCGACCCCTCCTACCTACCTGCTCTGGAGCAGCAGATCGCGGACCTGCGGGCCGACAAGGAAGCCGCCTTGGCGATGGACGCCGCCGACTGGGTCGTGCGCAATCTCGACGACCAGATCCGCGCTTACTCGAAGTCGGCCGACGAGATGCGGCGGAAGCTGGACGCGCTGCCCGCCGAGGAGCGAGTCGCCGTCGAATCCGCCTCACGTCAGCTGCGCAAGGCACGTTCGGCAGCGGCCTTCGTCCCCCTGCAGTCTCTGACGACACGGAGCCCCGAATGA
- a CDS encoding tyrosine-type recombinase/integrase, whose product MSPTTGEITWLLVDEETYAAHPEAREFSLYLRGAGRSPHTQRAYIPRIGRFLNWCTERGTGWKTVRLGDMSLFKFHLERTPTRYGRPPTGKTVNATLTAVCEFLRFCAVQGHVPHEVAARLSEPRFLTHAPAGFDPGEGGRHLMVKARVLKAAEIERAPQTLTRAQTDQIIDAARTARDRLLLTVLLEAGLRIGEALGLRREDMHLLPDSTHLGCRTGGAHLHVRPRRDNVNGARAKAGRPRMVPLTPEVVHRYRDHLAEREQVAGSAACDYVFVNLVGLHAGRPLSYSNAKQVVERIGRRCGLTARPHMMRHTAATRWIRNGVAPDVVQTLLGHASSASTAVYVHAQDEDLRAAVDSLASELLR is encoded by the coding sequence GTGTCGCCTACCACCGGCGAGATCACCTGGCTCCTGGTCGACGAGGAGACTTACGCGGCTCACCCCGAGGCCCGCGAGTTCTCCCTGTACCTGCGCGGAGCCGGACGGTCACCGCATACACAGCGCGCGTACATCCCCAGAATCGGTCGCTTCCTCAACTGGTGCACGGAGCGGGGCACCGGCTGGAAGACCGTCCGGCTCGGGGACATGAGTCTGTTCAAGTTCCACCTCGAGCGGACACCGACCCGGTACGGGCGGCCTCCGACCGGCAAGACGGTCAACGCCACCCTTACCGCGGTGTGTGAGTTCCTCCGCTTCTGCGCCGTCCAGGGACACGTGCCTCACGAAGTCGCCGCGCGTCTCAGCGAGCCCCGGTTCCTCACCCACGCCCCGGCAGGCTTCGATCCCGGCGAGGGCGGCCGGCACCTGATGGTCAAGGCCCGTGTCCTGAAGGCGGCGGAGATCGAGCGGGCGCCGCAGACGCTCACCCGAGCCCAGACGGATCAGATCATCGACGCCGCTCGCACCGCTCGTGACCGGCTTCTGCTGACCGTCCTCCTGGAAGCAGGCCTCCGTATCGGTGAAGCCCTCGGACTGCGGCGCGAGGACATGCATCTACTCCCCGACTCCACCCATCTCGGCTGCCGGACCGGTGGCGCGCACCTGCACGTCAGGCCTCGGCGGGACAACGTCAACGGAGCACGGGCCAAGGCCGGGCGCCCTCGCATGGTTCCACTGACGCCAGAGGTGGTGCATCGGTATCGCGATCATCTCGCCGAGCGTGAACAGGTGGCCGGCTCCGCCGCCTGTGACTACGTCTTCGTCAATCTCGTCGGCCTGCACGCGGGACGGCCCCTGTCGTACTCCAACGCCAAGCAAGTGGTCGAACGGATCGGGAGACGCTGCGGTCTGACCGCCCGGCCGCACATGATGCGGCACACGGCCGCCACCCGCTGGATTCGCAACGGGGTCGCTCCCGACGTCGTGCAGACACTCCTGGGCCATGCCTCGTCGGCGAGCACAGCCGTGTACGTGCACGCCCAGGACGAGGATCTCCGCGCGGCCGTCGACAGCCTCGCATCGGAGCTGCTGCGATGA
- a CDS encoding RNA polymerase sigma factor, with protein MQTPAHEPERGRTPFGEVYEAHFDAILGFVTRRTADVHVAADLTADVFVAALETFEGYDSRRGTHVMWLHGIARNTLASYARDAAREQKAVAALSGRRLLDEQDVQRFEERIDAARAARELFARHAVLSEPLRAVIDLVAVDGLTTKEAAKVLRISQATARVRLHRARAALRAGRPTPSDAFSNPLVEASR; from the coding sequence GTGCAGACACCCGCGCACGAGCCCGAACGGGGCAGAACCCCGTTCGGCGAGGTGTACGAGGCGCACTTCGACGCCATCCTCGGCTTCGTCACCCGCCGGACCGCCGACGTGCACGTGGCGGCCGACCTGACCGCCGACGTCTTCGTGGCCGCGCTGGAGACCTTCGAGGGATACGACTCCAGGCGCGGTACGCACGTGATGTGGCTTCACGGGATCGCCCGCAACACGCTGGCCTCGTACGCCCGCGATGCCGCACGTGAACAGAAGGCGGTGGCCGCGCTGAGCGGCCGTCGGCTGCTGGACGAGCAGGACGTGCAGCGCTTCGAGGAACGTATCGACGCCGCGCGGGCGGCCAGGGAGCTGTTCGCCCGGCACGCCGTGCTGTCGGAGCCGCTGCGCGCGGTGATCGACCTGGTCGCGGTCGACGGCCTGACCACGAAGGAGGCCGCGAAGGTGCTCCGGATCTCCCAGGCGACTGCCCGGGTCCGTCTGCACCGAGCCCGTGCCGCGTTGCGCGCCGGGCGGCCCACCCCGTCCGACGCTTTCAGCAACCCACTCGTGGAGGCCAGCCGATGA
- a CDS encoding tetratricopeptide repeat protein produces the protein MDAADLDRQARTLSGCIPPLLVSRLLERGHSDEVEAQARCGEWFCARAWARLIGDQGRQAQALEALAPYVATGWWPAARTQAELLESWGRAEEAIALTLPYASTGGLPLEYFARLLARQGRTDEAVTRLSAGIEDRLLATALVDIAEGAGRDDDVAALLAARIPDRHRCDSPWCCRGLDPDDAIELLATIRERQGRVDEAIALLRTRSIASVDNRDRLADLLARHGRIEELRAYAVTDHLGHAAQRLAEALEERGDVEGAIAVYRRPDDSQDFRCHGTERLAELLARHGRGGEAVDVMRDLAEAHNGDDWILHTWSNLCLAQGRPEDGLAHLDALASARGGEEEWDLYWIRLPLIAARDGVDAAVARARSHPEGATSYAAPHIAELLADAGRTEEAVAVLAQHAPANSRELAGHLIDLGRVNDAVLLLQQRDSEPVSPVWTGSLFNDPPF, from the coding sequence ATGGACGCCGCCGATCTCGACCGTCAGGCCCGGACTCTGTCCGGCTGCATTCCTCCGCTGCTGGTCTCCCGGCTTCTTGAGCGCGGCCACAGCGATGAGGTGGAGGCCCAGGCCCGTTGTGGGGAATGGTTCTGCGCGCGGGCATGGGCACGGCTGATCGGTGACCAGGGCCGGCAAGCCCAGGCGTTGGAGGCGCTTGCTCCGTACGTCGCCACGGGCTGGTGGCCGGCGGCCCGGACGCAGGCGGAGCTGCTGGAGAGCTGGGGGCGTGCAGAGGAAGCGATCGCGCTGACCCTGCCGTACGCGAGCACGGGAGGGCTCCCGTTGGAGTATTTCGCGCGGCTGCTGGCGCGGCAGGGCCGTACGGACGAGGCAGTTACTCGGCTGAGTGCGGGAATTGAGGACCGGCTTCTTGCCACCGCTCTGGTCGACATCGCCGAGGGAGCAGGCCGGGACGATGACGTCGCCGCGCTGCTGGCCGCCCGCATACCGGACCGCCACCGCTGTGACAGTCCATGGTGCTGCCGCGGTCTCGACCCCGACGACGCGATCGAGCTGCTAGCCACGATCCGTGAACGCCAGGGCCGCGTCGACGAAGCGATCGCCCTGCTGCGCACCCGGTCCATCGCCTCGGTCGACAACCGGGATCGGCTGGCCGACCTGCTGGCGAGACACGGTCGGATCGAGGAACTGCGCGCGTACGCGGTGACCGATCACCTCGGTCACGCCGCACAGCGTCTGGCTGAAGCACTGGAGGAGCGCGGTGACGTGGAAGGCGCGATCGCCGTGTACCGCAGGCCGGACGACTCGCAGGACTTCCGGTGCCACGGCACGGAGCGACTGGCGGAGCTCCTGGCACGGCATGGCCGAGGGGGCGAAGCGGTCGATGTGATGCGAGACCTGGCCGAGGCCCACAACGGGGACGACTGGATCCTGCATACGTGGTCCAACCTATGTCTCGCACAGGGGCGCCCCGAGGACGGCCTGGCGCACCTCGACGCCCTCGCCTCCGCCCGCGGGGGCGAGGAGGAGTGGGACCTGTACTGGATACGGTTGCCGCTGATCGCCGCCCGTGACGGCGTCGACGCAGCGGTCGCTCGGGCCCGCTCCCACCCCGAGGGCGCCACCTCGTATGCGGCGCCGCACATCGCTGAACTGCTCGCCGACGCCGGACGCACCGAGGAGGCTGTTGCCGTTCTCGCACAGCACGCCCCCGCGAACAGCCGCGAACTTGCCGGCCACCTCATCGACCTCGGGCGCGTCAACGACGCTGTCCTGCTCCTTCAGCAGCGCGATTCCGAACCGGTCTCACCTGTCTGGACCGGCTCGCTCTTCAACGACCCCCCGTTCTGA
- a CDS encoding SCO6745 family protein, which translates to MSDELGRVRQMWHLLEPLHAVLYYAPEAFEEAAALGYAVDERWPSYFAWRAAPLGEAGAGLVTETFCTFSPAMVDEYVPAVWSVASPDAVLAARGRAVDRAYRTILGEAATAPDTAEAAALLRRVAEAADTAGRPLAAANAALPWPDEPHLALWHAATVLREHRGDGHLAALADAELDPAEALVSFAAVGAARPEVFASRRWSDEEWTQARERLLKRGLVADDGTATEAGRALRAEVERRTDEAAAAPWRTLRDEERERLVELLGPLWVAALGSGLLPSETTLGIGKV; encoded by the coding sequence ATGTCCGACGAGCTGGGACGCGTACGGCAGATGTGGCACCTGCTGGAGCCCCTGCACGCTGTTCTCTACTACGCGCCGGAGGCCTTCGAGGAGGCCGCGGCGCTCGGGTACGCGGTCGACGAGCGCTGGCCGAGCTACTTCGCGTGGCGGGCGGCGCCGCTCGGGGAAGCCGGAGCCGGCCTGGTCACGGAGACCTTCTGTACCTTCAGCCCGGCGATGGTGGACGAGTACGTCCCCGCCGTCTGGTCCGTCGCCTCGCCCGACGCCGTGCTCGCCGCCCGGGGCCGGGCCGTCGACCGCGCGTACCGGACGATCCTGGGGGAGGCGGCCACCGCGCCGGACACGGCCGAGGCCGCCGCGCTCCTGCGACGCGTCGCGGAGGCCGCCGACACGGCGGGCCGCCCGCTCGCCGCCGCCAACGCCGCGCTGCCCTGGCCGGACGAACCGCACCTCGCGCTCTGGCACGCGGCGACCGTCCTGCGCGAACACCGCGGCGACGGCCACCTCGCGGCGCTCGCCGACGCGGAGCTCGACCCGGCCGAGGCGCTGGTCTCGTTCGCCGCCGTCGGCGCGGCGCGCCCGGAGGTGTTCGCGAGCCGGCGCTGGAGCGACGAGGAGTGGACGCAGGCCCGCGAACGGCTGCTGAAGCGCGGCCTGGTGGCGGACGACGGTACGGCGACGGAGGCGGGCAGGGCGCTGCGCGCCGAGGTCGAGCGGCGCACGGACGAGGCGGCGGCCGCGCCGTGGCGGACGTTGCGGGACGAGGAACGGGAGCGGCTCGTCGAACTGCTGGGTCCGTTGTGGGTGGCGGCGCTCGGCTCCGGGCTGCTGCCGTCGGAGACGACGCTGGGCATCGGAAAGGTGTGA
- a CDS encoding CU044_5270 family protein — MNSPTGFKQRLGAELALLEQARDERATEEAAGPAARVAARRGPVRPRVRRTAPAALAVGAVAVVIIATSGGQGAQTEPVHALTVAEVLDAAAANAAKGTDKEPGPHQWLYTDTVSCDNDCGHQPSWQRYDGAKSASVGKTHRTGDRTVVSVTSGSPLPGKRIEDRPQETREVLSRLPTDPRKLLERVSTDPFFAGGPDASDVPADNTDMRHDFRAGDAPAVTPGARFARIVHILQAASSIPPRVNAALYRALALIPGAELVDAPARDAAGRPGLTIRFDFHNVSRTREYLFLDPRTYAYRGSRTDWHGESDFSASFARLATAVVDHPGQVPGGPAPDPSDVVEEPPVLIVDLPPAPLASATRPRGAGE, encoded by the coding sequence ATGAACAGCCCGACCGGATTCAAGCAGCGGCTCGGTGCGGAACTGGCTCTCCTGGAACAAGCGCGGGACGAGCGCGCCACCGAGGAGGCAGCCGGTCCTGCCGCGCGGGTGGCCGCCCGCCGGGGCCCGGTCAGGCCCCGCGTGCGCCGGACCGCGCCGGCGGCCCTGGCCGTGGGCGCGGTGGCCGTCGTCATCATCGCGACCTCGGGCGGACAGGGGGCGCAGACCGAGCCGGTGCACGCCCTGACGGTCGCGGAGGTGCTGGACGCGGCGGCGGCCAATGCCGCGAAGGGTACGGACAAGGAGCCCGGCCCCCACCAGTGGCTGTACACCGACACGGTGAGTTGCGACAACGATTGCGGGCACCAGCCTTCCTGGCAGCGGTACGACGGCGCCAAGAGCGCGTCTGTCGGCAAGACCCACCGCACGGGCGACCGCACCGTCGTCTCCGTGACGTCCGGCTCCCCGCTGCCGGGGAAGCGGATCGAGGACCGGCCGCAGGAGACCCGGGAGGTCCTGTCCCGGCTGCCCACCGATCCCCGCAAGCTCCTCGAACGGGTCAGTACCGATCCCTTCTTCGCCGGCGGGCCGGACGCGAGCGACGTCCCCGCCGACAACACGGACATGCGCCACGACTTCCGGGCGGGAGACGCTCCGGCCGTCACCCCCGGAGCGCGGTTCGCCAGGATCGTCCACATTCTGCAGGCCGCGTCGAGCATCCCCCCCAGGGTGAACGCCGCGCTCTATCGCGCGCTGGCGTTGATCCCCGGAGCCGAACTGGTCGACGCGCCGGCGCGGGACGCGGCGGGCCGGCCGGGGCTCACGATCCGGTTCGACTTCCACAACGTGTCCCGCACGCGCGAGTACCTCTTCCTGGACCCGCGTACCTACGCCTACCGCGGCTCCCGCACCGACTGGCACGGGGAGAGCGACTTCTCCGCCTCCTTCGCCAGGCTGGCGACCGCAGTCGTCGACCATCCGGGCCAGGTGCCCGGCGGCCCGGCCCCGGATCCCTCGGACGTCGTGGAGGAGCCGCCGGTCCTCATCGTCGACCTGCCCCCGGCGCCCCTCGCCTCGGCCACGCGCCCCCGGGGCGCGGGGGAGTAG